Within the Pseudomonas mendocina genome, the region CGGCCAGCAGGGCGGCGTTGACTGCGCCGGCCTTGCCGATGGCCAGGGTGGCGACCGGGATACCGGCCGGCATCTGCACGATCGACAGCAGCGAGTCGACGCCCGAGAGCATGGATGACTGCACCGGTACGCCGAGCACCGGCAGGTGAGTCTTGGCTGCGCACATGCCCGGCAGGTGAGCGGCGCCACCGGCGCCGGCGATGATCACTTGGATGCCGCGGGCCTCGGCCTCTTCGGCGTACTGGAACAGC harbors:
- the purE gene encoding 5-(carboxyamino)imidazole ribonucleotide mutase; the protein is MSALVGVIMGSKSDWSTLSHTAEMLDKLGIPHEVKVVSAHRTPDLLFQYAEEAEARGIQVIIAGAGGAAHLPGMCAAKTHLPVLGVPVQSSMLSGVDSLLSIVQMPAGIPVATLAIGKAGAVNAALLAASILGHQHPQFHAALKQFRQEQTDTVLSNPDPREA